Below is a window of Myxococcaceae bacterium JPH2 DNA.
TCCATGTCGAAGGTGCCCGGGTTGGAGAAGCGCGACTCGTCGTGGCAGGCCGAGCCGATGAGCAGCAGCACGCGCGCGCCCGCCGGAATCGTCACCCCGTGCAGCGGGGTGTCCTGCGTCGTGACGCGCACGATGCCGTGCACGGAGGGCTCGAAGCGCAGCACCTCCTCCACGAAGCGAGCTATCTGCGTGCGGTCCGCGCGCAGGCGCGCCGTCAGGTGCGGGTGCTCGATGAGCATGCGCACGCAGTGGCTCACGAGCTGCACCGTCGTCTCCAGCCCCGCCACGACGAGCAGGAACAGGAAGCTCATCAACTCCGCGTCGCTGAGGGCCTCGCCCTCCACGCGCGAGTTGAGGAGGTCCGTCACCATGTCATCGCGAGGATGCGCGCGCCGATCCGCCACCACCTCGGAGAGGTACTGCTCCATCTCGCGCACGGTGTCGCGGATGGACGCGTGCCGGTGGACGTCCTTCTCCGTCGTGGCGGACACGCTGGACAGCTCCACCGACCAGCGCTTGTAGCGGTCCGTCAGCGCGGGGTCCAAGCCGAACAGCTCGCCGATGACGCTCGCGGGCAGCGGCATGGCGAACGTCTCCACGAAGTCCGTCACCTGCTCGGCGCGCAGGCGCTCCGCCAGTCCCTGGGTGAAGGTGCGGATGCGCGCCTCCATGCGCTGCACCGCCGTGGGAGTCCACGCGCGGCTCACCAGCGCGCGCAGCCGGCCATGGTTCGGCGGATCCATGACGATCATCGACTCGGAGAACGGGTTGTGCCCCAGCCACGCCGGCGCCGTCGTCGTGCGCACTCCCGCCGAGGAGAACACCTGCGGGTTCTTGAACGCCGCGGACACGTCCTCGTACCGAGACAGGGCCCACAGCCCGCCGGGATCCACCTGCACGACGGGCGCGTCGCGCCGCAACGTCGCGTAGACAGGATAGGGATTGGCCCGGACTTCCGGGGCCATCAAGTTCACGCGTCCATTCATGGAAGAACTTCCTTTCCGGACTAAAATCCGTATACCGAGGAAGAAGCCGGCTGGCCAGCGGCAGCCGTCGTGCGCGGACCTGTCGCGAGAAGGCGCCCACGGTCGAGGCGAGCCGGCGAGAATCGCGGCACCCACCCCTGGCGGGACCTGTTCGGTAGGTCCTTTTCATCCGAGAGCATCATGTCCCGAGTCCTCTGGTCCGCCCTGCTCGTGCTGAGCGTTGCCGCGTGCTCCGACGAGCCCACTGAGCCTCCATCCACTTCCACCGATGCGGGCATCGACGCCGGGACAACCCCGGACAGCGGCACGGACCCCATCGTGGATGCGGGCACCGATGCCGGCACGGGGCCGAGCAGCTCACACGGCTCCGGCAAGCTGACGTGCGAGACGACGGGCACGGTGGTCAACAACGGGACGACGTACTCGTACTGCGTGGTGCAGGTGGCGGGTTCGCAGTTGAAGATTGTCGAGCCCGCCGCCACGACGTCCACGGAGCCGCTGCGGCTGGCCATCTACCTGCACGGCGACGGCGCGCGCGCGCATGATGGCAACACGGCCCCACGACTCCAGGTGCCGTGGACGTCCAGCCACCGCACGCTCTACGTGTCCGCGCGCGCCCCCAACAACTGCGCCTGGTGGACGAAGCCCTCGCTGACGACGTGCACGGACAACGCGACCAGCGCGGACCGGGACCTGGCCGGCGAGAACGCCGCGACGCTGGTGAAGGTCATCGAGGCGCTGCGCAAGGGATGGGACCTGCTCGATGAGCCCATCCTGTTCGGCGGCTCGTCGGGCGGCTCCGTCTTCCTGACCGCGAGCTTCCTGCCGAAGTACGGCGACACGTACCGGGGCGTGTATGCGCTCGGCTGTGGCGGTGAGGCGCCGTGGTCGGGCTCGCTCGACTGGGACAGCACGAACGCGACGAAGCGCGGCTCGACGAAGCTCTATTACACGTACGGCAGCAAGGACATGTACCTCACCGACATCCAGGGCAGCATCACCGCCTATCGCAACCTGCACTTCCCCCTGGACGAGAAGGTCATCGCGGACGCGGAGCACTGCGCGTTCGATCACATCGGTCGGGCCGTGGAGGTCTGGAACACGGCGACGGGCGGCAACTAGCCGCACGACAGGAGAGCGAGGGGCGCGGCGGTCCCCTTCGCTCTCGCACCGCCACACGAAGGGCCTGCCGAGCACGAGCATGGGCGCTAGATCCCTTCGGTGCCCACCTCTCTCAGCCCCGCCCACGCCGGCGGCTTCTTCGTGACGCGGGAGGATGCGAAGTCGTACGTGCCCGCTCGGTGCACCGCGACCACGCATGACCACGCCACGCTGCTCCTGTACACGCGCGGCCGAGCCGTCATGGAGCAGCGCACCCGCCTGTCCCTCACGCCGGGCGACGTGCTCCTCGTGCCCCCTGGCGAGCGGCACCACCTGCTCAGCTCCGAGCAGGCGGGCGTCTGGTGTGTGGGCCTCTATCCCCTGGCGCTCACGCTCTCGGAAGCGAGCGCGCTGCTCGACCCGTTCGAGCGCGTGCGCGGCGGGGCCTCGGCCGTGGTGCGCATCCCCTCCGCGAGACAGGAGCACCTGGTCCGACTCATCTCCGAGCTGCAGGACGAGGCGCGCGTGACGGACCGTCCTCTCGGGGAGCGCGTGTCGGCGAGCCTGCTGACACTCATCCTCGCGGAGGTCACCCGCGCCCGAGACTGGAGCCACGGCGAGGCGCGACCTCCGCTCGTCGCGCAGGCGCTCGGGTACATCGAGCGGCACTGCCTGGAGCCCATTTCCCTGCGCGACGTGGCGACGGCGGTGGGCCGCACGCCCGCGCACGTCACCACCGTGCTCAAGCGCTCCACGGGCCGCAGCGCTGTCGAGTGGATCATCTCGGGCCGGGTGGCGGACGCGCGCCGTCGGCTGCTGCACACCGACGAGCGCGTGGACATCATCGCCGAGCGCGTGGGCTATGCGGACCCCACGCACTTCATCCGCGTGTTCCGCCGCGCGGAGGGGATGACGCCCGCGGCCTGGCGCCGCCAGCATCGCCCCTGATGACGAAGACTCAGGTGGGCCAGGGCTCGCCCGCGATGACGCGTTCCACATTCTCCTGATTGAGCGCGTGGTTCATCGCGTAGGCCGCGCTCGCTCCCGCGCTGGCCGCCACGAGCGCGCCCTGGAGCATCGTCGTGACGTCACCCGCCGCGTGCAGGCCGGGCACCGAGGTCTCCTTGTACGGCTCGGTCACCATCACGAAGCCCTGCTCGGTGAGGTCGAGCCCCAACCGCCGCACGAACTCCGGCAGGTGCTGAGGCGGCCGGGCGAAGAGGACCTCGCGCGCCACGCGCGTGCCGTCCACCAGCTCGATGGACTCCAGGTGCCCGTTCGTTCCGTGCAGCGCGCGCATGGGGCGCTCCTCCGCTTTCAGGCCCGCGCGCACGAGACGCGCGCGCTGCTCGGGGGTGAGGACGAGCGGCGCCGCGACGAAGACGACGAGGTCGCGCGACCAGCCCGTGAGGAACAGCGCGAAGTCCAGGTGCGCGGGCTCGGTGGCCAGCACGCCGAAGGGGCGATCCCTCACCTCCCACCCGTGACAGTAGGGACACTGGACGATGGAGGTGCCCCACAGCTCGCGGAAGCCCGGCAGCTCCGGCACCTCGTCAATGACACCCACCGCGAGGAGCACGCGGCGCGCGTCCACCCGTGTGCCGTCTTCAAAGCGCACCTGGAAGCCAGGACGCATCACGTCCACCGCGGCCACGCGCGCGTCCCGCACCTCCACGTTGGGATAGGGCTGGAGCTGCTCGCGCCCGATGCGCCGGAACTCCGGCGGCGGCGTGCCGTCTCGCGTGACGAAGCCCTGCATGTGCTCCGCCCTCGCGTTGCGCGGAGAGCCCGCGTCACACAGCAACACGCGCTTGCGCGCCCGCCCGAACACCAGCGCGGCGCTCAAGCCCGCTGGCCCTGCTCCCACGATGACCACGTCGTACCGCTGCATTCGCTTCGCTCCGGAAGATGTCCTCCGGAAAAGCTAACGGCGGCATTCCAGCCCCAACAGGGCGGGTCTTTCGATGCGAGCGGCGGAAGTTGAGACACGAGCAAGCGTCCGGCCGACAACGCGTGACACCTGAGCGTCACAGGCCCCTGGCTTGACAGCGCGCGGAGGTGCCGCTACTTCTGCTGCCCTCATGTCCGCATCCTTCGCCAACATGTACATGTGTCTGAAGCCTGTTCCGGGTGGGCCCAAGCCCGCCGCGGTCGGCTGAGACACAGCCGCCCCTGGCGAGTCACCGGAGCCCACCCACCCGCGAGGGTCGGTGGGCTTCGTCGTTTCAGGCCTCCGCTCTCGCTCCTACCGAGCAGCGTCGCAGCGCCGTCCGTCCCCCGCCCCGCCGTCCGCAGTCCCACTGACGTTCCACTCACTTCCACGCCGTTCCCCCCGCGAGCGCTTCGAGCGCCCGCGCAGGAGTTCCTTTTGCCATGAGCACGCCCAACGCCCCGCGTCCGCAGCACTTCGACACCCTCGCCCTCCACGCCGGCTACGAGCCCGACCCCACCACCGGCGCTCGCGCGGTGCCCATCTACCAGACGACGAGCTACCGCTTCCGCGACGCGAACCACGCCGCCGCGCTCTTCGGACTGAAGGAGTTCGGCAACATCTACACGCGCATCATGAACCCCACCACGGACGTCTTCGAGAAGCGCATCGCCGCGCTCGAAGGGGGCGTGGGCGCGCTCGCGGTCGCCTCGGGACAGGCCGCGCAGACGCTGGCGATCCTCAACATCCTGCGCACCGGAGATGAGCTGGTATCCGGCGCCAGCCTCTACGGCGGCACGTACAACCTCTTCAAGGTGACGCTGCCCCGTCTCGGCATCCACACGCGCTTCGTGGACGCAGGACGCCCCGAGGCCTTCCGCGAGGCCATCGGCCCGAAGACGAAGGCCGTCTACCTGGAGGCGCTCGGCAACCCGCGCCTGGATGTGCCGGACTTCGAGGCCATTGCGGCTGTCGCGCGCGAGGCGGGCATCCCGCTCATCGTGGACAACACCGCGCTGTCGCCCGCGCTCTTCAATCCGCTGCGCCACGGCGCGAACATCGTGGTGCACAGCGCGACCAAGTACATCGGCGGGCACGGCACCTCGATTGGTGGCGTCATCGTCGACGGCGGCACCTTCCCCTGGGCGAACGGCAAGTTCCCCGAGCTGACCGAGCCCAACCCGGGCTACCACGGCCTCAAGCTGACCGAGGCCTTCGGCCCCGCGGCGTACATCCTCAAGGCGCGGCTGGAGGGACTGCGCGACCTGGGCCCCGCGCTCAGCCCCTTCAACGCGCACGCGTTCATCCTCGGACTGGAGACGCTGCGACTGCGACTGGAGCGGCACTCGCAGAACGCGCTCGCGGTGGCGCGGTGGTTGAAGCAGCACCCCAAGGTGGCGTGGGTGCGCTACCCCGGGCTGGAGGAGGACCCGTCCTATCCGCTCGCGCGGCGCTACCTGCGCAATGGGTTCGGCGGGCTCGTCACGGTCGGCCTGAAGGGCGGACTCGCGGCGGGGCGCAAGGTCATCGACTGCGTGAAGCTGTGGAGCCTGCTCGCGAACATCGGCGACACGCGCTCGCTCATCATCCACCCGGCCTCCACCACACATGAGCAGCTCACCCCCGAGGAGCGGCTGAGCACAGGCGTGTCCGATGACCTGGTGCGCTTGTCGGTCGGCCTGGAGCACCTGGACGACCTGTACGCGGACCTCGACCAGGCCCTCGCCACCACCTGACGCCACATCCCGACCGGAGCCTTGCCGTGAGCACCGCCTTCCGCGCGCCATCGCCGCGCTTGTTCGATTTGACCCTGCCCGACCTGCCCCTGGAGGCCGGCGCGCGGGTGGCGCCGCACCTCGTGAGGGGTTGGTGGTGGGGGCCCGAGGAGGATCTCCCCTGGCTCCAGTCCCGCGCGCAGGTGCTCTCCGAGGAGGCGGCACGGGAGGCCACGTTCCGCGTCGTGCGTCGCACCGCCGCCGAGCAACGCCCCGTCGTCGAGCCGCTGCGTCGCCCCTCGCCTCCCCGCGCGCCCGCGCCCGTGCCCACGGTGCTCGTGGTGCACGCGCTCACGGGTGACATGCGCGCGGGTGGCGAGGGCGGCTGGTGGGAGCCCGTCATCGGCCCGGGCCGGGCGCTCGACCCCACGCGCATGCGGCTGCTGTGCTTCAACAACCTGGGCTCCTGCTACGGCACCTCGGGTCCGGCGGATGAAGGGTTCCCTCGACGCGTGGACGATTCGCGCTTCGGGCCCGCGGCTCCGCTGGAGAAGGGAGACCTGCAAGTGGATGAGCGGCTCCTGCCCGCCACGCTGACGCCGTGGGACCAGGCGCGCTCCATCCTGTTCGCGCTGGATGCGCTCGGCGTGGACCAGGTGGCGCTCGTCACGGGCGGCTCGCTGGGCGGAATGATTGTCTTGTGCCTCGCCGCGTTGGATCCCGAGCGCTTCGCGCGCATGGCCCCCATCGCCACGGCCGAGTGCGCCTCGGCGTGGGTGGTGGGCTGGAACCACGTGGCGCGCCAAGTGCTGCTGCTGGACCCGGACTATCCCGAGTCCCCCAGACGGGGGCTCGAGGTGGCGCGGCAGCTCGCCACGCTCACGTATCGCGCCGAGACCGGCCTCGACGCGAAGCAACCTCGACCGCAGGCGTGGTCATCGCGCGCGCTGTATCCGGTGCAGAGCTACCTGGAGCATCAGGGCGCGAAGCTGGAGGCCCGCTTCGACGGGCGCTCCTACCTCGCGCTGCTCGGCGCGATGGACCATCACGACCTGTCACGGGTGCCCGAGGCGCGGGGAGGCCCCGGCATCGGCCGCATCCTCGCGAGCACGCTGAGCATCGGAATCGACCGGGACCAGCTCTTCTTCCCCGAGCACATGGTGGCGCTCGCGCGGCGCCTGCGCTCGGCGGGCCGCCACGCCGAGCACGCCGTACTGTCCAGTCAGCACGGGCATGACGGCTTCCTCTTGGAGTGGGGACCGCTGTCGGCCTTGCTCACCCGCGCGCTCGCGCTCCCGCCGGGAGTCCCCGGTCGCGAGACGCGCGCGTCCGCGCTCCCTGGAGCGGTGGCGAGGAGGACGTGATGACGGGGTCACGCTCCATCAGGTGCGACTCACCCCACCGGCTGGACTCAGCAGTCCTACACGCCGCGATCC
It encodes the following:
- a CDS encoding cytochrome P450, with the protein product MNGRVNLMAPEVRANPYPVYATLRRDAPVVQVDPGGLWALSRYEDVSAAFKNPQVFSSAGVRTTTAPAWLGHNPFSESMIVMDPPNHGRLRALVSRAWTPTAVQRMEARIRTFTQGLAERLRAEQVTDFVETFAMPLPASVIGELFGLDPALTDRYKRWSVELSSVSATTEKDVHRHASIRDTVREMEQYLSEVVADRRAHPRDDMVTDLLNSRVEGEALSDAELMSFLFLLVVAGLETTVQLVSHCVRMLIEHPHLTARLRADRTQIARFVEEVLRFEPSVHGIVRVTTQDTPLHGVTIPAGARVLLLIGSACHDESRFSNPGTFDMDREGVNNLPFGHGIHFCLGAPLARLEARVALEVLLSRFSGFSAAGPLKWNGSLTVRGPLSFPLIAHAG
- a CDS encoding NAD(P)/FAD-dependent oxidoreductase, which encodes MQRYDVVIVGAGPAGLSAALVFGRARKRVLLCDAGSPRNARAEHMQGFVTRDGTPPPEFRRIGREQLQPYPNVEVRDARVAAVDVMRPGFQVRFEDGTRVDARRVLLAVGVIDEVPELPGFRELWGTSIVQCPYCHGWEVRDRPFGVLATEPAHLDFALFLTGWSRDLVVFVAAPLVLTPEQRARLVRAGLKAEERPMRALHGTNGHLESIELVDGTRVAREVLFARPPQHLPEFVRRLGLDLTEQGFVMVTEPYKETSVPGLHAAGDVTTMLQGALVAASAGASAAYAMNHALNQENVERVIAGEPWPT
- a CDS encoding O-acetylhomoserine aminocarboxypropyltransferase/cysteine synthase is translated as MSTPNAPRPQHFDTLALHAGYEPDPTTGARAVPIYQTTSYRFRDANHAAALFGLKEFGNIYTRIMNPTTDVFEKRIAALEGGVGALAVASGQAAQTLAILNILRTGDELVSGASLYGGTYNLFKVTLPRLGIHTRFVDAGRPEAFREAIGPKTKAVYLEALGNPRLDVPDFEAIAAVAREAGIPLIVDNTALSPALFNPLRHGANIVVHSATKYIGGHGTSIGGVIVDGGTFPWANGKFPELTEPNPGYHGLKLTEAFGPAAYILKARLEGLRDLGPALSPFNAHAFILGLETLRLRLERHSQNALAVARWLKQHPKVAWVRYPGLEEDPSYPLARRYLRNGFGGLVTVGLKGGLAAGRKVIDCVKLWSLLANIGDTRSLIIHPASTTHEQLTPEERLSTGVSDDLVRLSVGLEHLDDLYADLDQALATT
- a CDS encoding alpha/beta fold hydrolase, translated to MSTAFRAPSPRLFDLTLPDLPLEAGARVAPHLVRGWWWGPEEDLPWLQSRAQVLSEEAAREATFRVVRRTAAEQRPVVEPLRRPSPPRAPAPVPTVLVVHALTGDMRAGGEGGWWEPVIGPGRALDPTRMRLLCFNNLGSCYGTSGPADEGFPRRVDDSRFGPAAPLEKGDLQVDERLLPATLTPWDQARSILFALDALGVDQVALVTGGSLGGMIVLCLAALDPERFARMAPIATAECASAWVVGWNHVARQVLLLDPDYPESPRRGLEVARQLATLTYRAETGLDAKQPRPQAWSSRALYPVQSYLEHQGAKLEARFDGRSYLALLGAMDHHDLSRVPEARGGPGIGRILASTLSIGIDRDQLFFPEHMVALARRLRSAGRHAEHAVLSSQHGHDGFLLEWGPLSALLTRALALPPGVPGRETRASALPGAVARRT